Below is a genomic region from Synergistes jonesii.
CGGGGCGCATGTTGATGTAAAGGTCGAAAAGCTGGCGCATCTGCAGGATAGCGGATTTGAAGCCCTTCACGCCGGCCTTCGAGGTGATGGCCGCCATGATCGTCGCGTCGGTATCCCTGATCATTTTAATCGTTTCCGGCGGGACCGTGTTGCAGCGCGGGTCGCCTTCGCCGAATTTCTTGTTCGACTTTTCCCACATGCACCAGCCGAGGTCGGCCCTGTGCCAATTGATGGGCAGATCCATCGCTTCCAGGACGAGAAGGGCGCCCTCCATCATGTCAAAGCCGGAGTCGTCTCCAGCCATGTACGTTACGTCGTAGCGCTCTTTCTTTTCCTTGACTCTCATGATATTTGCCATAATACAATATCTCCTCCTCTTGGGGTTTGCGGTGCGTTTATTTTTTTACCCGGCCCCGCCTCGGGGCCGGGGCGTTCAACTAACTTACGCTAAGCCGAGCTCCTTCTTGACGTGTGGGATGAGCCCACCGTCCTTTATGAGCCCCTGCACGAATTCTGGATAGGGCGGGAAGGGATATTCCTTGCCGCCGGCGATTATCACTCCGCGTTCGAAGTCTATCTCCACTTCGTCGCCAGCTTTGATCGCTTCGACCGCCGCCGGGCAGATGATGATCGGCAGCCCTTCGTTGAAACAGTTGCGGTAGTAGATGCGCGCGAAGCTCTTGGCGATGATCGCCGCTATGCCGCGCTCTTTGATGCAGGTGACGGCCTGCTCGCGGCTGGAGCCGCAGCCCCAGTTTTTGCCGCCGACGATGATGTCGCCGGGCTTCGCGTTTTTGTTGAACTCGGGGTCAAGGTCTTCGCAGGCCACCTTGGCCATGTCGGCGCGTTCCTTGATGGTGTAGGTGTATTTCCCCGGGAAAATGACGTCGGTGTTCACGTCGTCGCCGTATTTCCAGACTTTACCTTTTACAGACATATTTATCTTCCTCCGTTCGTATATCTCTGTTGCGGCCTCGCCGCGCAAGTTCGGCCGCGGAAATCGAAAGGGTTCCCCCTTAGCGATTCCTCGGGTCGGAAATTTCGCCTTTGATCGCCGACGCCGCCACCGTCATCGGGCTTGCGAGGTAGATGAAGCTCTCCTTGTCGCCCATGCGCCCCTTGAAGTTTCTGTTGGCCGTGCTGATCGCGGATTCGCCGGGGGCCAAGATGCCCTCGTGGTTGCCCATGCAGGGGCCGCAGCCCGGGTTGCATATAACGCAGCCGGCATCAAGGAAGATGTCAAGAAGCCCTTCCTTCATGGCCTGACGATATACTATCCAGGAAGCGGGTATCACTACCGTGCGTACCGCGACTTTCTTTCCTTTGAGAACCTGAGCTGCCAGACGCAGGTCTTCGATGCGGCCGTTGGTGCAGGAGCCGAGGAAGGCTTCGTGGATCTTCGTGCCCTTGACCTCTTCGATCGGAGCGTAGTTGTCGACCTTGTGCGGCTTGGCGACTCCCGGCGTGATGTCGCCTAAGTCGTAGTGGAATTCCTTCGCGTAAACGGCGTCTTCGTCGGCCCAGATGGCCTCCCATTTGTCGCTCTTCGCGTTGCCGCGCTCTTTGAGCAGGTCAAGCAGCTTTTTGTCCGGCTTGCAGACGGCGTTCTTCGCGCCGAACTCGATACCCATGTTGCAGAGCGTCATACGCTCGGCTATGCTCATGTTCTCGATGCCTTCGCCGTGGAATTCGACGCTCATGTAGTCGGCGCCGTCGGCCCTGACGTCGCCGATGAACTTAAGGATGAAGTCCTTAGCGGAGACGCCGGGCTTGAACTTCCCGGTAACTACGACCTTCATGCTCTCTGGAACTTTGAACCAGAGCTTCCCCGTGGCCCAGACCGCCGCCATCTCGGAGCGGCCGATGCCCGTCGAGAATGCGCCGTATGCGCCGTAGGTGCATGTGTGGCTGTCGCTGCCGACCATTACGAGGCCGGGGAGGGCGAAGCCCTCTTCGCACATCTTTTGGTGACAGACGCCGCCTTCGCTCTTGACGTCGTAGAAGTTGGGTATCCCCTGCGCCGCGACGAATTCGCGGACTTCCTTGTGGTTCACGGCGTGGTCGCTCGTCGGAGCGGGCACCGCGTGGTCGAGTATCAGGCAGATGCGCTCGGGATATTTTACGTTTTTGACGCCGATCTTTTTGAACGTCCTGGCTATAGGGGCGCCGTTGTCGTGGCTCATGCAGAAATCCGGTTCCACCGTTACGACCTGGTTCGCCGTGACTTCGTATCCGGCCGCCTTACCGAGAACCTTTTCAGCAAATGTCTTGCCCATAAGATATTCCTCCTGCTTATTTCGCACCGGCTTTGGCCTTCATGTAATTCATAAGGCCGCCGGCTTTCATTATATCGTTCTCAAGATCGCTGACCGCGTCGCCGTGGAATACGTTGCCGTTGGTGGCGTCTTTGATCGTTCCAGTTGACAGCTCTACCTCAAGTTGGTCGCCGTCCTTTATCTTTCCTTCTTTTATAGCTTCCGATAGGCCCTTCACAAATAGGACGGGATAGCCGTTGTTGATCGCGTTTCTATAGTAAATGCGGCTGCAGGTTTCCGCGAGGACACAAGGGATCCCGGCGTACTCGAGGCAATAGACCGCGTGTTCACGGCTGGAGCCGCAGCCGAAGTTCTTGCCGGCCACCACAAAATCGCCAGGCTTCACTTCTTTGGCGAAGTTTTCTTTGCCGGGATAGTATTCGAAGGCATACTGCGGCATATTCTTGGGGTCGGTCTCCGCGAGATATTTGTTGTGGTAGATGAGGTCGGTATCGACGTCATCGCTGAATACCCATGCTCTGCCTTTGAGAATTTCGCTCATAACACTCTTCCTCCTCTATCTACTTCAATATGTCTCTCGGATCTGTGATGCATCCCTTGACGGCCGTCGCCATCGCGGTCATAGGACTCATCAGGTAGGTGTGGCTGCCTTTTCCGACCTTGCCTATGAAATTACGGTTCGTCGTCGAACAACCTACGTCGCCGGACGGCATTGCGCCATAATGCTCCGCGGTACAGAGCGAGCAGGTCGGGTTCGTAAATACGATCCCAGCCTTGAGGAAATCCTCGGCCATCCCCTCTTTTATGCAGCGGAGCTGTATCTCGGTAGTCGAGGGAGTGATAATCGTGCGGACCTTCGGGCTGACCTTGCCGCCGCCAGCCATCAGCACCTCGTGCGCCGCCTTGAGATCTTCATAACGACCGTTCGAACAGGAGCCTATATGGACCTGGTCGACGACAGTTCCCGCAATCTCGCGCACCGGCTTCACGTTGTCTGGAGCGTCCGGGCAGGAGGCGAGCGGCTCAAGATCCGTCACGTCGTAGTGGATCACCTTGCAGTATTCGGCGTCGGGATCGGCCTTCAGCTCTTCGGCCAGCTTCGCGACTTCCGGTCCGGCGCGCTCAACGAGCCATTTGAGAACCTCGCCGTTAGGCATTATGAGAGGGACCTTGCCGCTCATTTCTGTGACCATCGAGCAGAGTGTAATGCGTTCGTCGAGCGAGGCGTTTTCGATCGTCTCACCGGTGAATTCGACGGCGAGAAAATCCATGCCGCCGGCACCGAGATCGCCTACGATATGTGTCAGGAGGTCCCTCATGCAGACGCCCTTTTTGAATTTTCCGGTTACCTCGATCTTCATTGTCTCAGGGACACGGAACCAGTTCGTTCCAGCAATATAGGAAGCGGCGATGTCGGAGTTGCCGACGCCGGTCGCGAACGCACCTATCGAACCGAGGAGGTTCATGTGGCTGTCCGTTCCGAGCACGACGTCGCCGGGCTTTATCATGCCTGCTTCAAGCATTACATGCTGTCCGATCCCGTTGTTGATGTCAAAAAGATGCGTTACTCCCTGTTTTTTACAGAATTCACGGATTATTTTCTGGTTCGCGGCTACCTTCTCAGAATGCGCGGGAGCCTGTAGGTCAAACGTGAAAGCGAGTTTGTTTGGATCCCATACCTTAGCCTCCTTGCCCATCTCCTTTTCAAACTGGAGAACTACGTTGGCCCCCCCGAAGTCGCGGCAGGTCGCCCAGTCGATGTTGCACCAGACACGGTCGCCCTCTTTGACCGGATGGCCGCAGGCCTTCTCCATTATTTTCATTATCGATGTCTTGCCCATTCCTTATTCCCTCCGTTTTATTTATGGTGGAAAATTATTGTCTACTTCAATCCAAGGAAGGACTTCACAGATTCAAAATTGATGAAGTCGGCCTTGTTTACAATGACTCCCTCTGGACTGCGCAGAGTGCCGTCGCCTTCCTTTGCGTGGTTCGCGATTATGTGGCCGATAGCGTCGGAACAGCCGTTGCGCATCGCGATCACCGTGCCCGAGAAGGGGTGGCGGAGATTCTTGCCCATCGGCGATTTTACCGTTTCTCCGGCGGCGTTTCTCACGTATTCGACGAGCTTGCCTACGTCGTGGAGCAGCGCGCCCGCTATCAGCAGGTCGTTGTCGATCGTGAATTTAGCGTCCTTCTCGGCGTAGATAGCGTTGAATTCATCCATTGCGCGCTTCGCCACGCGCGTTACGCCGCGCACGTGTTCAAGATACGAGAACGGGCAGTCCGGAATAAGGAGCGTGAAAGGGATCTTGTCCATGTCTTCCGGCTCCCAACCCCCTGTCTTGAGCGCGTCGACGTACGAGGCGACTACCTTCGCCTGAAGCTCCTTGTCCTTGATCCATTCGATCTCCGGGAACATCTCTCTGATTTTCTTCTCCATAGCTCTTCCTCCCGTAAAGGTCTTTGATGTTGATATTTTGCCTCTCTTGCTTTATGCGTTTATTCGCCCGCCGCTATGCCTCTGTGCAGCGTGCGGTAAATCCTGTCTATATGGCGCGAGGCGGCTTCGCGCGCCTTTTCCACGTTATGGTCGAGTATCGCGTCGTACATCTCTTTGTGTTCGTTTAAAAACGCGTCTTTATCGTCGAGAAGATTGTAAATGCGCTCGTGAGTCGCGAGAATCAGATCGAAATTCATCCTCGTGAGGTTTATGAATACGAAATTATGCGTCGCTTCGGCGATCAGCAGATGAAAATCGAAATCCGCCTGCGCGCGTTCGTCCGGGCTCGCAAGAGAGCGCTCGGTCGACGTGATGTTGCGGAGGATGCGCGTCAGATCCGACGGCGTCGCGCGCATCGCGCTTTCCGCGATGATCGCGGGGTCGAGTATGCGGCGCGCCTCCATAAGCTCCAATATCGCGGAGTCTTCAAGCTGTATGGTGTTTTTGTTCTCAGATATCGCGCGCGGGTGGCGCACGAAGCGCCCCTTGCCGGGGATAGATTCGATGAGGCCCAGCAGCTCCATCACGCGGAAGGCTTCTCTCAGCGAACTGCGGCTCACTCCGAAGGTCTCCATGAGCTGGCGTTCGGACGGGAGCGGGTCGCCCGGGAGAATATTGCCCGCGGCTATTTCGCCCTTCAGTTTTTCAACAACCTTTTCGTAGATTCGCGTTCCTTTCGAAACAGGCGCTTCCATCATTGTGAAAAAACCTCCTTTGCGGACTACCCAGTACACTTTATAATACATATCCGATAAGTTTGCAAGCCTTTTTATATATTCTAAATTTTCCAATTTTTGAAGTTAAATTTCTGGAATTAAAACATCGGACACTTTGTGAAATGCCTTTGAAATACCGGCATTCACTGGGTTTTTAATTTTTGTCGTTATTGTTTTGTTTGTGGTAAAAATGAACTTTTCCATGAATTAAATACAGAGAAAAATGCTTACATAATTTTTTCACAAATGGTCAGACCAAAAATATCCGGCACGCTGGGAACATCTTATACAAAGACAAATAAAGCGGCGCGGCGCAATCAGCTTCTTAGACAGTATTCCGCCGGCCCGGCGCAGCAAGTTCGATTTCCAACCTGCCGCAAAAGAAGCGCCTCCAAAGAACCGCGGAATTTCCCGCGCTTCTTTTTCGTCAAAAAACTTTTAAATGGCGCGCGTTTATACTAAACTTTATTATATATTATCATCGGCTAAGGCCGGCGGGAAGTGTGCGGCAAATGAACGGTCCTCTAAAAAAACGGCGCGGGGCGCCGGAAAAAATCGACGCGCGGACCCTGCTCTCTCTGCGCGGGCTGAAGATTCTCGGCGTCAACCCTCCGGTGCGCGATTTCGCTTTTATGGACCTCTGGTCGAAGCCGCTGGGGCTCTTATACATCCTGCAAGCCCTGCGCGCCGATAACGAAGTGTCGCTGCTCGACTGCGTCGCCTTCGCCGCCGAAGGAGAAAAGAGTTACGGGCGCGCAAAGATAAAAAAGAGGGAGATAGATAAGCCCGAAGTCTACCGGGGCATTCCGCGCCGTTTCAATCATTTTGGCCTGACCAAAAGTGAAATAATGAGCTATTGCACGGCGCGCGACGAGCCCGACGTCATTCTCGTCACCTCCGCAATGACTTATTGGTACACGGGCGTGAAGTGGATCATCGAGACGCTCGGCGAAATTTTTCCGGACGCGCCAGTCGTTCTCGGAGGAATTTACGCAAGCCTGATGCCGGAGCACGCCGCGCTGCTCGGCGCGGATTATATCTCCTGCGACAGAGGCGAGCCGCCGGCGCCCTATCCGGCCATGGATCTGTACGGCGCGCCGCGCTACGGCGTCGCGATGACCTCCTTCGGCTGCCCCTTCTCGTGCAAATACTGCGCGTCAAACGTTTTATGGCCGCGATATTTCCGACGGCCCATCGGCGGCGTGCTGCGCGAGATAGATTATCAGGCGAAGCTCGGCGCGCGCGACTTCGCCTTTTACGACGACGCGCTGCTGCTCGGCAGGGATGAGTTCTTTTATCCGCTCTGCCGCGAGCTGCGCGCACGCTACGGCGGAGAGCTGCGGCTCCACGCGCCGAACGGGCTGCACGTCAGGCAGATAGACGCGGAGTGCGCGAATATTTTGTTTGAGACGGGCTTCAAAACGATCAGGCTGTCGCTTGAGAGCATCGACCCCAAAGTGGCGCACGACGGCTCTTCGAAGGTCGCGCGCGACGAATACGCCGCGGCCGTGAAGAATCTTCTCGCAGCCGGCTACGGCGCGAAGGAGTGTGAGACGTACATACTGCTCGGCCTTCCCGGGCAGGACGTCGAGTCGGTGAAGGAGACTATCCGCTTCGTGCGCGGCTGCGGCGGCGCGCCGAAGCTCGCGGAGTTCTCGCCGATTCCCGGCACGCCCTATTTTGAGGAGGCGGCGCGCGCTCTTCCCGAACTGAGGACGGAGCCCCTTCTTCAGAACAACTCGGTTTACTGTTCGTATTTTTCGAAGAGCGTAACGCCGGAGCTTCTGCAGCAGCTCAAGGACATAGCAAGGGGCCGCTGACGCGGCGAAGTAGATTCAGATCCGGCCGGCGCGCTCCAGCTTGCGCCACATGAAGGCCGCGAAGGCGCAGCAGGCCAGCGCGGTCAAAACTACCGTGCGAAAGCTGAAGACGGCGTCCGTCGCCTCGCTTATATAGGAAGTCGCGAGCGGCACGACGGCGAAGTCAAGCGCGATCGTGAACCACATTATCGAGACGGCCTGAGGCTGAAGGCGGCGCGGCGAGTGATCCGAGACGAGCGCTAAGTGCAGCGGGAAGCCGAAGCCCATCCCTATTCCGAACAAGAAGCCTAAAATCATCAGGGAGGCGCGCCCCGGGTTCACCGACGCAAGCAGCAGCAGTAGCGCCATCGCCGCGGTTATCGGCGCGGAGAGCTTCCATCTCGGGTATCTGTCGAGCACTTTTCCAAAGAATAGGCGCACGGCGACGCCGACCGCGGCGTTAGTCGAAAGGAAGTACGAGGACATAGTGCCGAAGCTCGCCGTCATTGGCGCCATGAAGGAGGACGCGGCGTCCACGATCGAAAAGGTGAAGACCATGAAGAGCGACAGCGCCACTGCGGGCATCCTGAAGCATTCTCCCATGCCTGAGAACGGCGAAACCGCGGCGTGCGACGCGCTGAGCGCCACGTCGTCGGTATCGAGCGCGAAAATCGTCACCGCCGCCATCGCGACCGCGAAAATCACGGGAATGGAAATGTAGGAATTGAAATATCCGTGGGCGAGCAACCAGTCGGCGACGGGCACGGCGGTCATCATCGGAGCGAGCCCCCCCGCCATGATGATCGAGTACGCTAGCCCGCGTTCCTCCTCGCGGAACGCGAGCGACTGATAGGTGGCAAGCGATATCTGCGTGAAAGCCGATGCCGCGCCGAAGAGTATACGCGCCGCCAAGGCGGGCAGGAAATGGCCGCCCGACAATGCGACGGCGAGCGAACCGGCGATCGACAGCACGCCGCCTGCCGCCAAAAATTTTCTGAAGCCGAAGCGCGGTATCATCATGCCGAGCAGAAGGCGGAAAAGAAGCGTCGCGAAATAGAAGGCCGATACGAGCGCGCCGGCGCGCGCGGCAGAATAGCCGACGTGGGCGTAGTATACCGGCAGAAGATACGAGACGTTCGAATATCCGAAGTTAAAGAAGAAGCCCAGAGCGAGCAAAAGTATTTTTTTATTTCTGCTCTGCGGCGCGCGGCATACAGAAGGCACGGCATATCCCCCCGAATCTCTTTCGGTTAGCGCTTACGGAGCAGATTCTACAGCAAACGGCGGCCGTCATGCAATATTTTCCGAGCCGACGAACGACGATGAGCGTTAAAATATAGCTAAGGCGCAAGGCTGGAAAAACGTGGCGAAGGAGAAATTTTTTATGAAGATAATCGATTCTCATGTGCATATATATCCCGAATTCCTCAAAAAAGAGCGCGATAAAATCGCGGCGCGCGAGCCATGGTTCGACCTGCTGACCTCTTCGAAGGTGCAGAAGTGGGGAGTCGCGGAGGAATTGATAGAAGCGATGGACGCGGCCGGAATAGAAAGCTCCTTCGCCACGACCTTCGCCTTCCGCGACATAGGGCTCTGCCGCGAGATGAACGACTACCTCTTCGACGCGGCGAAGCGCTTCGCCGGTCGCATCACGCCGCTTGCCGTCGTGCCTCCGACGGACGCCGGCGCGCCCGCCGAGGCCGAACGCGCGTTCGATATGGGCGCGGCGGGCATAGGCGAGCTCTTCCCCGACGGACAGGGATTCGACATGGCCGACGCCTCTCAGCTTCGCGCGCTATGCGAGATGTGCCGCGAGCGCGGGAAATTCATAATGTTCCACACCGCGGAACAGGCCGGACACAGCTACGCCGGCAAGGGCGCGTACGGCGCGCGCGAGGCGGCCGCCTTCTGCCGCAACTTTCCGCTCGTCCGCGTGATATTCGCCCACTTCGGCGGCGGACTGTGGGCCTTCTCGGCTATGCCAGAAATGCGCCTCCTCATGGTGAACGCGCGCTTCGACACGGCGGCGTGGCCGTGGCTATACGAGCCGCGCGTCATGGACGCGATATTCGCGGTCGGGGCCGGCGATAAGATTTTCTTCGGCTCGGACTGGCCGATACTCGGCTTCGAACGATACGCGAAGCTGATAGGAAAGACGAGTCTGGCGGAAGAGGAAAAATCCGCCCTGCTCGGCGGCAGCGCCGAAAAATTCCTGCGGCAGGAGCCTTAAAGGAAAGAGGGCGCCTCTGTTTGCGCACACCATCGTGAGGTATCCCGGAACCAAAACGCGGATTTTGCGCACCGCGTGGAAGAAAACCGCACGGACTTTCAAAATCTTCGGGTAGCTTGGGTATACTTCGGAAAAAAGATGTGATTTTTGTGCGCGAAAAAGCGCCGGCAATATTTATCAGCCGTTGCTGATATGCCAATTGGAACGCCCCACAGTCCACAGTGCCTGTGGGATGTTTTTCCAAAAAGTTTCTATACCTTTACGGGGAAACAAATAATCGCGCTTTCCCTGCCGCTTACATAATGATCCGTCATAGCTTTCTCCGCGGCCTCGGCATCTCCATTCGAGATCGCAGCCAGGATTGCCTCATGTTCTCCAACAATTTTATTGGTAAAAATCTTATTCTTATACATTATATTCCGCTGTGAGCGGACTTCATTCCAAAGGCTGAATAGGCGGGCGACAAATAATTTATTATAGTAATTCTCAAAAAGCTTTCTGTGGAAGAGATCGTTGGCACGGCCGATACCTTCGATATCGTTTTTTGCGATATGCTCACCCAGATCCTCATTGATCTTCCTCAAGGAATCCATGTCGACAATAAAAGGCATTTTGGCAAGCTCTTTTACAAGATATGTCTCTAGAACCTGGTGTATCTCCGAAACCTGAAGATACTCGTACAAAGTCAAGTTACGAACAGAGTAACCGACTTTGGGTTCATAGACGGCAACTCCCTCGGCGATAAGTTTTTTCAGCGCCTCACGGATCGGTGTCTGGCTAATGCCAATATCCTTTGCAAGAAGGTCTATGTTTATGTGAGCCCCGGGCATCAGCTTATTATTTTCAATAAGACCCCTTATTTCTTTGGCGGCGTAATCAGCAAGCGATGTTTTTGGCAAAACATTACCTCCGAATCCCTCTCGGCAAAATTTCCCTCAGCGCGTATTTTAACACAAATTTTTGCACAACAAACGGGCCACGGATTTTTCCCGCAGCCCGCCAAGATATCAGGCGTTCTGCCGATCACAAAATATTTTTACGAATCAAACCCCTTTGGATTATGAGCTTGATATTTTCCCTGTTTTCAAAGGCTTCGGGATTTTTTAACGGGTTGCCTGCGACGAGGATTATATCCGCTTCCTTACCGACTTCTAGTGTGCCGATTTTTTTCTCCAGTTTCATGAGCCGCGCATTTTCCCTCGTTGCGGAAATTATTGCAGCCTGGACGCCCATAACTCTCGCTTTCAGGCTTATCTCCATATTCTTGTGGTACTGTCCGTCGCCGACCACGTCAGAACCGGAGCCTATATCAAGCCCGGCGTCAGCTGCACAGCGCACCGCTTGAAGCGCCGTCTCGCGCACTTCTTTCATCTTGCGAAGAAAGTAAGGGGGGATGCCCAACTCCTCACCATGCTCGCTCATATAGAAATACGTCGTCAACGTGGGTACAAGCCAACAGCCTTTTCCCTTCAGATATTTCGCAGTCTCCGCATTCAAGTAATTGCCATGCTCTATACTGTAAATACCTGCGTCCGCGCAGAGCCTCATGCTCGCGTTTGAATAGCAGTGAGCAAGGACCTTCTTATTCGCGGCAGACGCCTCATGAACAACGGAACTCAACTCTTCTATAGTGTACTGCGTCGTATCGGGCTCATCGGCCTGGCTGGCACAGCCGCCGCCCGCCATGACCTTCAGATGATCCACGCCCTGGCGAAGCTGTTCGCGTGCGGCCTTCTGAACCTCGGCAACGCCATCGGCGACTACAGCCGAAAAGGGCGATATTGCGGGCGCCGAAATTTCCGTCGAATAGCGCATGTCCGCATGTCCGCCGGTCATGGTGAGCGACTTTCCACATACAGTCAGCCTCGGCCCCGGCACAAGCCCTCGCTCAACAGCGACACGGAAACCGGCATCGGCCCCGCCTGCATCACGTGCCGTTGTAAAGCCTTGGTCAAGCGTATCTTTCAGCACTCCAAGCGCCTTAACATAGTGCATTGCAGGATAATCTCTCCTGTGCTGCGTGCCGAGATCGTTGTCGAACAGACTGAGGTGGATGTGGGCATCAATCAGGCCTGGCATCAGCGTCATCCCATGGCAGTCAAATTTTTCCACATCCGCAAACGACGGAACCGGGCCGATGCCGACCTCCCTTATCATCCCTTCTTCTACGACAAGCCAGCCGTTATCTATAGGCTCGCCTCCCGTACAATCAAAGATCTGAGCGTTGTAAAACAGTTTCAATGTCATTGCGGCCCCCTCCGGCAACTTCTTCTATGCCTTTTTACGCTTTTGAAAAATGCAAAGAACTAAGATGGAGCAGATAACCGCGGGCAGCACGGACGGATACGTTACGGCAAAGCCCCAGCCACGCTTTTTCAGTATCTCCATCGCTATTGTCACCACACCGCCAGTTATCATAGAGCAAAGGCCGCCAAATTTTGTCACCCTCTCCGGGCAAATAACTGCGGCCACCAATGCCGGCGATATCGCCGCGCCGTACATTGTGTAAGCATACATCTGAAGGGCAAGAATATTCGGGAAATACATTATCATTACATATCCCAGAACAGCAAGCCCAAGGACGCATATCCTCGACACTTTCAGTAATTTTTCGGGTCCTGCTTCACGATTAAAATAACGTACGTAAAGATCGCTGCTGGTGTTTATACCGATCGAGAGCAAAAATGAGTTTGCCGTCGTTACGATAAAGGCGGCTACCGCAGCAACTGATATTCCGCCTATAAACACCGGCATTCCATGCTGAGCAAGATGGATGAATGCCTGTGCAGGCTTGATATCCGGATAGAGGGCACGTGAAGTGATTGCAGCAATGGAGACTACCACACCGATAAGCAGAGTCAACAGAGACCACCAGATGCCGCCCTTCATCGCCGTATCTTCATCTTTAGCCGCAAAGAAACGCTGGTACATATTCTGGTCGCCCATCAGGTATACAAATGTCGGAAGGAAGAAACCGAGCACCTGTACGAAGGAAAGATTTCCAAAACCGAGATGCCCTTCAGGAAGGCGGGCTACTATTGATGAGAACCCGCCCGCATTGTAGACGGCAAGAGGCACGCCGATAAAAAGACCTATCATTATCATCACGCAGCTGACAAAATCTGTGTACGCAACTGAATATAGCCCTCCGAAGAGAGAGGTTGCTATGATAACGACAAATGCGATTATTGTTCCCGTATTTACAGAGATTCCCAATGTCGACTGCAAGAGCGTTCCCACGCCGAGGAATTGGTACGCTACGACGCCGAGATAGGCGAGAAGAATTATTATCGTAGAGATGAAACGCGCCTCGGCGCCATAGACCTTTTCAATAACCTCCGGCACCGTCTGCGCATTCTGGCGACGAATCTTTTTTGATATG
It encodes:
- a CDS encoding 3-isopropylmalate dehydratase large subunit yields the protein MGKTFAEKVLGKAAGYEVTANQVVTVEPDFCMSHDNGAPIARTFKKIGVKNVKYPERICLILDHAVPAPTSDHAVNHKEVREFVAAQGIPNFYDVKSEGGVCHQKMCEEGFALPGLVMVGSDSHTCTYGAYGAFSTGIGRSEMAAVWATGKLWFKVPESMKVVVTGKFKPGVSAKDFILKFIGDVRADGADYMSVEFHGEGIENMSIAERMTLCNMGIEFGAKNAVCKPDKKLLDLLKERGNAKSDKWEAIWADEDAVYAKEFHYDLGDITPGVAKPHKVDNYAPIEEVKGTKIHEAFLGSCTNGRIEDLRLAAQVLKGKKVAVRTVVIPASWIVYRQAMKEGLLDIFLDAGCVICNPGCGPCMGNHEGILAPGESAISTANRNFKGRMGDKESFIYLASPMTVAASAIKGEISDPRNR
- a CDS encoding FadR/GntR family transcriptional regulator, which produces MMEAPVSKGTRIYEKVVEKLKGEIAAGNILPGDPLPSERQLMETFGVSRSSLREAFRVMELLGLIESIPGKGRFVRHPRAISENKNTIQLEDSAILELMEARRILDPAIIAESAMRATPSDLTRILRNITSTERSLASPDERAQADFDFHLLIAEATHNFVFINLTRMNFDLILATHERIYNLLDDKDAFLNEHKEMYDAILDHNVEKAREAASRHIDRIYRTLHRGIAAGE
- a CDS encoding 3-isopropylmalate dehydratase small subunit, which produces MSVKGKVWKYGDDVNTDVIFPGKYTYTIKERADMAKVACEDLDPEFNKNAKPGDIIVGGKNWGCGSSREQAVTCIKERGIAAIIAKSFARIYYRNCFNEGLPIIICPAAVEAIKAGDEVEIDFERGVIIAGGKEYPFPPYPEFVQGLIKDGGLIPHVKKELGLA
- a CDS encoding B12-binding domain-containing radical SAM protein — its product is MNGPLKKRRGAPEKIDARTLLSLRGLKILGVNPPVRDFAFMDLWSKPLGLLYILQALRADNEVSLLDCVAFAAEGEKSYGRAKIKKREIDKPEVYRGIPRRFNHFGLTKSEIMSYCTARDEPDVILVTSAMTYWYTGVKWIIETLGEIFPDAPVVLGGIYASLMPEHAALLGADYISCDRGEPPAPYPAMDLYGAPRYGVAMTSFGCPFSCKYCASNVLWPRYFRRPIGGVLREIDYQAKLGARDFAFYDDALLLGRDEFFYPLCRELRARYGGELRLHAPNGLHVRQIDAECANILFETGFKTIRLSLESIDPKVAHDGSSKVARDEYAAAVKNLLAAGYGAKECETYILLGLPGQDVESVKETIRFVRGCGGAPKLAEFSPIPGTPYFEEAARALPELRTEPLLQNNSVYCSYFSKSVTPELLQQLKDIARGR
- a CDS encoding LeuD/DmdB family oxidoreductase small subunit; amino-acid sequence: MSEILKGRAWVFSDDVDTDLIYHNKYLAETDPKNMPQYAFEYYPGKENFAKEVKPGDFVVAGKNFGCGSSREHAVYCLEYAGIPCVLAETCSRIYYRNAINNGYPVLFVKGLSEAIKEGKIKDGDQLEVELSTGTIKDATNGNVFHGDAVSDLENDIMKAGGLMNYMKAKAGAK
- a CDS encoding MFS transporter — translated: MPSVCRAPQSRNKKILLLALGFFFNFGYSNVSYLLPVYYAHVGYSAARAGALVSAFYFATLLFRLLLGMMIPRFGFRKFLAAGGVLSIAGSLAVALSGGHFLPALAARILFGAASAFTQISLATYQSLAFREEERGLAYSIIMAGGLAPMMTAVPVADWLLAHGYFNSYISIPVIFAVAMAAVTIFALDTDDVALSASHAAVSPFSGMGECFRMPAVALSLFMVFTFSIVDAASSFMAPMTASFGTMSSYFLSTNAAVGVAVRLFFGKVLDRYPRWKLSAPITAAMALLLLLASVNPGRASLMILGFLFGIGMGFGFPLHLALVSDHSPRRLQPQAVSIMWFTIALDFAVVPLATSYISEATDAVFSFRTVVLTALACCAFAAFMWRKLERAGRI
- a CDS encoding HD domain-containing protein produces the protein MEKKIREMFPEIEWIKDKELQAKVVASYVDALKTGGWEPEDMDKIPFTLLIPDCPFSYLEHVRGVTRVAKRAMDEFNAIYAEKDAKFTIDNDLLIAGALLHDVGKLVEYVRNAAGETVKSPMGKNLRHPFSGTVIAMRNGCSDAIGHIIANHAKEGDGTLRSPEGVIVNKADFINFESVKSFLGLK
- a CDS encoding 3-isopropylmalate dehydratase large subunit — protein: MGKTSIMKIMEKACGHPVKEGDRVWCNIDWATCRDFGGANVVLQFEKEMGKEAKVWDPNKLAFTFDLQAPAHSEKVAANQKIIREFCKKQGVTHLFDINNGIGQHVMLEAGMIKPGDVVLGTDSHMNLLGSIGAFATGVGNSDIAASYIAGTNWFRVPETMKIEVTGKFKKGVCMRDLLTHIVGDLGAGGMDFLAVEFTGETIENASLDERITLCSMVTEMSGKVPLIMPNGEVLKWLVERAGPEVAKLAEELKADPDAEYCKVIHYDVTDLEPLASCPDAPDNVKPVREIAGTVVDQVHIGSCSNGRYEDLKAAHEVLMAGGGKVSPKVRTIITPSTTEIQLRCIKEGMAEDFLKAGIVFTNPTCSLCTAEHYGAMPSGDVGCSTTNRNFIGKVGKGSHTYLMSPMTAMATAVKGCITDPRDILK